In Morococcus cerebrosus, a single genomic region encodes these proteins:
- the mlaD gene encoding outer membrane lipid asymmetry maintenance protein MlaD: MKKNVLEFWVGLFVLLGVAAVGFLAFRVAGGAAFGNSGKTYTVYADFSDIGGLKADAPIKSAGVLVGRVGSIELDPKSYQAKVRLDLDSKYQFSSDVSAQILTSGLLGEQYIGLQQGGDTEPLAAGDTISVTSSAMVLENLIGKFMTSFAEKNAAGGNDAAKTTE; encoded by the coding sequence ATGAAAAAGAATGTATTGGAATTTTGGGTCGGACTGTTTGTCCTGCTCGGCGTGGCAGCGGTCGGCTTTCTCGCTTTCCGCGTGGCGGGCGGCGCGGCGTTCGGCAATTCCGGCAAGACTTATACCGTATATGCTGATTTCAGCGACATCGGCGGTTTGAAGGCCGACGCGCCGATCAAATCCGCGGGCGTATTGGTCGGACGCGTCGGTTCCATCGAGCTTGATCCGAAATCCTATCAGGCGAAAGTCCGCCTCGATTTGGACAGCAAATATCAGTTCAGCAGCGACGTTTCCGCGCAAATCCTGACTTCCGGCCTGTTGGGCGAACAATATATCGGCCTGCAACAAGGCGGCGATACTGAACCCCTCGCCGCAGGCGATACCATTTCCGTTACCAGCTCCGCCATGGTTCTGGAAAACCTGATCGGTAAATTCATGACCAGCTTCGCCGAGAAAAACGCGGCGGGCGGCAACGATGCAGCAAAAACCACCGAATAA
- a CDS encoding MlaC/ttg2D family ABC transporter substrate-binding protein, which produces MKKTSFISALSIGILSISMAVAAPADAVNQIRQNATQVLSILKSGDANTARHKAEAYAIPYFDFQRMTALAVGNPWRIASDAQKQALTKEFQTLLIRTYSGTMLKFKNASVNVKDNPVVNKGGKEIIVRAEVSVPGQKPVNMDFTTYQSGNKYRAYNVAIEGASLVTVYRNQFGETIKAKGIDGLIAELKAKNGSK; this is translated from the coding sequence ATGAAAAAAACCTCTTTCATCAGCGCACTGAGCATCGGCATCTTGAGCATCAGCATGGCGGTTGCCGCCCCTGCCGACGCAGTGAACCAAATCCGTCAAAACGCCACTCAAGTATTGAGCATCTTAAAAAGCGGCGATGCCAACACCGCCCGCCACAAAGCCGAAGCCTACGCGATTCCCTATTTCGATTTCCAACGCATGACCGCGCTGGCAGTCGGCAACCCTTGGCGTATCGCGTCTGACGCGCAAAAACAAGCGTTGACCAAAGAATTTCAAACACTGCTGATCCGCACCTACTCCGGCACTATGTTGAAATTCAAAAACGCCAGCGTCAACGTCAAAGACAACCCCGTTGTCAATAAAGGCGGCAAAGAAATCATCGTCCGCGCCGAAGTTAGCGTACCCGGTCAAAAACCCGTCAACATGGACTTCACCACCTACCAAAGCGGCAACAAATACCGTGCCTACAACGTCGCCATCGAAGGCGCGAGCCTGGTAACCGTGTACCGCAACCAATTCGGCGAAACCATCAAAGCCAAAGGCATAGACGGACTGATTGCCGAGCTGAAAGCCAAAAACGGCAGCAAATAA
- the mlaE gene encoding lipid asymmetry maintenance ABC transporter permease subunit MlaE, whose amino-acid sequence MNFIRSVGAKTLGFIQSLGSITLFLLNILAKSGTAFVRPRLSVRQVYFAGVLSVLIVAVSGLFVGMVLGLQGYTQLSKFKSADILGYMVAASLLRELGPVLAAILFASSAGGAMTSEIGLMKTTEQLEAMNVMAVNPVARVVAPRFWAGVFSMPLLASIFNVAGIYGAYLVGVTWLGLDSGIFWSQMQNNITIHYDVINGLIKSAAFGVAVTLIAVHQGFHCVPTSEGILRASTRTVVSSALTILAIDFVLTALMFTD is encoded by the coding sequence ATGAATTTTATCCGTTCCGTCGGGGCGAAAACCCTCGGCTTTATTCAATCTCTCGGCAGTATTACGCTGTTTCTGCTGAACATTCTGGCGAAATCCGGTACGGCTTTCGTCCGTCCGCGCCTGAGCGTGCGCCAAGTGTATTTTGCCGGCGTGCTGTCGGTGTTGATTGTTGCCGTTTCAGGGCTGTTCGTCGGCATGGTTTTGGGTTTGCAGGGCTATACGCAGTTGTCGAAATTCAAATCCGCCGATATTTTGGGCTATATGGTTGCGGCTTCGCTGTTGCGCGAACTGGGTCCGGTATTGGCGGCGATTCTGTTTGCCAGTAGCGCGGGCGGTGCGATGACCAGCGAAATCGGTTTGATGAAAACGACCGAACAGCTCGAAGCGATGAACGTGATGGCGGTAAATCCTGTCGCCCGCGTGGTTGCGCCGCGCTTTTGGGCAGGCGTGTTTTCCATGCCGCTTTTGGCTTCGATTTTCAACGTGGCGGGGATTTACGGCGCGTATTTGGTCGGCGTAACCTGGCTGGGCTTGGACAGCGGCATTTTCTGGTCGCAAATGCAGAACAACATCACGATCCATTACGATGTAATCAACGGTCTGATCAAATCCGCCGCGTTCGGCGTGGCGGTAACGCTGATTGCCGTACATCAGGGCTTCCACTGCGTACCGACCTCGGAAGGTATTTTGCGCGCCAGCACGCGTACGGTGGTTTCGTCCGCCCTGACGATTTTGGCGATTGACTTTGTGTTGACCGCATTGATGTTTACGGATTGA